From Lucilia cuprina isolate Lc7/37 chromosome 4, ASM2204524v1, whole genome shotgun sequence:
AGAGAAAGAAGATATTAAGAAAACCATGCAAagattaattaacaaaaatgtgGAAGATAAAAAATGGCACAAGAAACAACAATTGCTTAAGGAGGaacaaaatgaaatacaaaaagcCATTGCGGAAGGCAAACAACCTCATTATATGACCAAAAGTAAGTCCCCTTAAGTTCGCATAGAGCataaattaactaattaatttttataattttcagagGAAAGGAGAGCCAAGGAATTGGTGTCTCAGTTTGAGGAATTAAAACAGAAGGGCAAACTAAATAAACACTTGGAAAAACGACGTAAAAAGAATGTGGCCAAGGATCGCAAACGTATTGGTTTTGATTAAGTTatctttacttttgttttttaataaattttgtattttttaacataaacttaggataataaaaacaaatttcaaacttaaCCAGTACGTAACATTTTCGCTTCACGTTTTTCTTGTAATTCACGCCTTTGGGCTTCAACCACCACACGTCTTTCCTCCAAAAATGCTGCATAATCCTCAGCATTTAATTCGCGTACAATCTGTATGCCACATGTACGTGCAATACCCACTAACATTTCACACATTTGCTAAAAGACGAACCAGTTATTTACTATTTCATTGGGAGACATGTAAAATACCTACTTGCATTGTAAGCAAAGCATTTGGAGGATCTTGTATTTTAATGGCGgcaatttcatataaatgttttagagTAATTTTGCCCGCAATTTCCTTTCCTGGACTCATAGCGCCTCTTTGTATGCCGGCAGCTTGCTTAAGCAGAAATGTTGCTGGCGGTGAGTGTATGGTTAAATTGTAACTGCGATCGCTATTAACACTTATGCGACAAGGTAAAGGTATGCCCTCTTTTATTTCAGCAGTCCTTGTATTAAAATCCTTACAAAAAGCTGCAATATTAATGGCACGCTAGAATGTTttaaaagttagttagttaatgttGTTAATTTCAATATACCGTACCTGACCCAACATGGGACCTAGCGGAGGACCGGCAGCAGCCATGCCAGCCGGTATGTTTGTTTTAAGCTTTGTtgtgtgtgttattttttcCATGGTTTTCTTCATGGTTTTTAATTTACCAGCCGCCTtagacatttttaattatttagtttttctacagaatttgttaaagaaaatgtaaaattaagtatggttatgcaaaaaaatacattctCTGAATGGGTTGTTTTGTAATTGTTGGTGTTTTCACTTCACAGCTGTTTGAATCTGAGATACCAGATCTGTTCAAAATACTTAAGGTTAACTTTATAGTTTTCcgttgaaatattaaaaaaattaacatacatttgtatgtatatgacgAATTCTTATTCTTAAATTCGAATCAAAATTTTAGCCCTTAGTCTAATTTGGTATTCAGTATTCCGTTTCAAtgaacacatatacatatgtatacacctATAGGTGTATTTTATGTTGGTTTATATACTTAATTAAGTGATGCTCCTTTTTAAAGAACAagggtaaatattaaaaaaactttattacaaaactagattgtaataaatatgtttaagtatttactgacaaaaatattttcattagctttaatagaacatttttatgtttttttctgtttttagatctttagttttcttaaatcATTTGAGTTTTAAGTgcacttattttaaattaaaaagccaATACTTCTCAAACCCCTTTGACTTTATACAGTTTAAGAGTCACTATACTTTTGACaaacttcatttttatttaacagcTTAACTACAATTGGAACCGCTGTCGACAAATCACACAAAAAGAGCGAGCGACGAATTAAAATTGAGCCACTCTCGACAgactacattttttttaaatttataagaataaaaacaaagctAAAGGATGtattgttgaaaattatttttatgaaataaaaatagaatgtACATTACaacaactttgttttttttcaatttgcaagATTTTGGCAACGCtacaatataaaaatcaaagaaTAATGAGAGAACCGCCATAGAttacaataaaagtaaaatagaatCTACCTCAACCACAATGTCGCCAAGCACAGGACAATATTTTGCCCTCCatacaaaatgtatgaaaactcATTGTCGACAGCGGTTGTGGTTCCAATTTCAATTAAGCTGTAAGGGTTGAAAAACGGCTGAcagataaatgaaaaaagtgtaGTGTGAAGTTCTTttctgtgaaaattttaataaaaaaatgtaaaatagttAATAATATTACATAGTAATaggttattgaaaaaataaagcaattataaaaaatttgtgaatttCCAAAACGTTGCAAATATTAATAATgtcttataaatgaaaaaataaacaaataagagAATAATAATTGAAAGTTAATGCAAGGAAGAAGGGTGGTGAAAAGACATTTATTTTGTCTCCAAACAACTCATATTATTTGTGCTGATATTTTGATAACATTTAAGGGGGCATTGAGTTAAAAACAACccccttttatagaaaaactctaaAGTTTCCCCCTTCAATTAATCCGATGGTGCGTAACAAAACCCAATCATCTTCATCGTCTTCATCATCGGGCAATGCCAGTAATAGTAGCAGCACCAAATCACCCATACGTCAGAATACCCATCGTAAATCGTCCAGTACTTGTAGTGTAGCTTTAATAGATGATGTCAAACCCTCCACATCCTCTGCCCGTCGTTCGCCTAACTCATCACCAGATGATGACACTGACGATTATGACACTACACCCGTAACCCAATCAGTCTTTGGTTCGGTACATAAACAAAACCTCTACGTTGTTTCATTTCCCATCATATTCCTGTTCAACATACTACGTACGCTAATCTATCAGCTGTTTTGTATATTTCGTTATTTATACGGGGCCAGCACCAAAGTCATTTATCGTCCACACAAACGCGAATGTAATATAGAAATTGTTGTTGGTTCTTCCTCATCGTCAGGTACAACACAAAATTCCACTTTAACAACTGTAACATCGAAAGATAGACATCAACTGCTTGAGCAGGCGCACAACGTAACTTCAACTGCAATAGCACCATATCCACTTATTGGCTCACAACGCATACGTCCACAACAACAATTGGAAATGTTTAATCGTAATAATGCCATCGCCTCAGGACCCGGTCCCGGTGATCCATTGCTGGCTAAACAAaaacatcatcatcgtcgtgCTTTCGAATATATTTCAAAGGCCTTGAAAATTGATGAAGAAAATGAAGGTAAGAgatgtattttttttgcttgatatttttttctgtatttagcgtttaattgttttgatttaCTATACCTATTCTAttaaagaatttgtaaaaaaaatgactCATTTTGTTTATAGCGGATGAGGGggacaaaacaaaatcaataaaattgtcGAAGATTTTTATGGATGcttttattgtatattattaggaaaaatgtttattataaaaaaacctttaagCTTTACTTTCATTTAATACGTAATTTCAAGATCTTTGaagttaaaagtaaattttactaCCATTTACTACCTATGAGGTCATAATCTTTTTTACACCTACAAAAGGTAATTTACATTAGAAGTTGTTTTGAAATcagattttaggtttttcttcAAAGTTAATGTAAAATACATAAGTAACAAGAAGATAATAGACATGACATCTTTATAGAATGTTTTTGAAAGTTTCTCTCCTTACAGAGAGTTTTTGCAAAATTCCTTTTTGATatgaaattgtaattaaaattgtttatcaaCTTTTAGGCCATAAAGAATTAGCAATCGAATTATATCGTAAAGGAATTAAAGAATTGGAAGATGGCATTGCCGTTGACTGCTGGAGTGGCCGAGGTGAAGTTTGGGAACGTGCCCAACGTTTACATgataaaatgcaaacaaatcTCTCCATGGCCAGAGATCGTTTACATTTTCTAGGTATGTAATTAACTATTAGatttacaaaacatttgtttaattaaattctaaCATTCAAAgtagttaaatttataaaaagcatgaaatatttaaaaataatttaatttaaattatacatttttttattttaagtttttttttttaattttattttatgttcgtttttattttttatgtcataaacatcattttgttgttgtgttttgttttgtggtatttataacaaaaaaaaatgttcgcAAACAAACATATAGAGTTGCGTGACGAACAATTACGTTTGGAACAACTGCATCTGAAAGAAGAAAATGAACAAAAGGCAAAGCCAAATGCAAATCGTCCCAAtttgaaatatagaaaaactgCAACTCCAACTTCAACAGCAAAATCTTCAAATATACAAATTGTGCAACCCATGCAATTAGATTCTAATAGTAGTAGTAGTCCAACTACAATACCAATGGTTCGTACAAATAATACCACTAAGTTACGCAGCATAGCTGCacataatttaagaaataataataatccaAATACAACTACTACCTCCTCAACTAGTACGGGGTCATCTGCTGCAGGTaagttttaatgttttcttgttaaaacttaattaatacaaacatatgtatagaCATAAATACCGGGGACATATAATGAACGAATTGCACtcgttaatgtttatttatgtttaaattcgATTAATGTTACAGCAAAGCTTCAACTCATCATCATCACACACAATGCACGTTTAACAAaatgatttctttatttaagtttgttttattttttttgttttggcttTTTTAATAAAGGAATTATTCTTATATTActacataatattaaaaaaaaacgatttattAGAATATATATTTGATTATTCTTTCAGCTTCTGGTCGCAAACTGACCGTTAGCTCTAAACGACCCGGCAATTTGGCAGTTGCAAATAAATCCCAAACATTACCACGTAATTTGGGATCGAAAAATGCCATCGCTGGTGTGCCACGAATTAAAACTGCAGCTACACCACCCGCTGTGCGCAGACAATTTGTAAGtctacattttgtttatttattgatttcttTCAAATAACACCATAATTGGCTTAATCGTTTCAGTCGTCCGGACGTAATACACCTCCCCAACGTTCACGTACTCCTATCAGCGGTATTGGCAGCGGACAATCAAATAGTGGTTCCAACACTCCTAGTGTTAGTGTTAAAGGTGTTGAACAGAAATTAGTTCAAATAATACTCGATGAAATTGTCGAGGGTGGCGCTAAAGTTGAATGGAGCGATATAGCTGGTCAGGAGGTTGCCAAACAGGCATTACAAGAAATGGTTATACTACCAGCTGTAAGACCTGAATTATTTACAGGTAATGTATTTGAATCGATATCTCTAAATGTTTTACACGTTATGACTGTTATATTTGTTTCTAATATTGGCTTTTTATCTTATCATTTTAGGTTTACGAGCTCCTGCTAAAGGTCTTTTACTTTTCGGTCCACCTGGTAATGGCAAAACTTTACTGGCACGTGCTGTAGCTACCGAATGTAGTGCTACATTCCTTAACATTTCGGCAGCGTCCCTAACTAGCAAATACGTGGGTGATGGTGAGAAATTAGTTAGAGCCCTCTTTGCGGTAGCCAGAGAAATGCAACCTTCTATAATATTCATCGATGAAGTTGATTCTTTACTCTCTGAACGTAGCAGTAACGAACATGAGGCTTCTAGACGTTTAAAAACTGAATTTCTGGTTGAATTTGATGGTCTACCAGGTAATCCTGATGGTGATCGTATTGTTGTTTTAGCAGCCACTAATCGACCTCAGGAATTAGATGAGGCCGCTTTAAGAAGATTTACGAAACGCGTTTATGTAGCATTGCCCGATTTAGAGACTCGTGAATTGTTATTACGAcgtttattacaaaaacaaggTAGTCCTCTTGATACGGACGCTCTTAAACGTCTGGCTAAGCTAACCGAAGGCTATTCCGGTTCAGATTTAACCGC
This genomic window contains:
- the LOC111687149 gene encoding 39S ribosomal protein L11, mitochondrial; this encodes MSKAAGKLKTMKKTMEKITHTTKLKTNIPAGMAAAGPPLGPMLGQRAINIAAFCKDFNTRTAEIKEGIPLPCRISVNSDRSYNLTIHSPPATFLLKQAAGIQRGAMSPGKEIAGKITLKHLYEIAAIKIQDPPNALLTMQQMCEMLVGIARTCGIQIVRELNAEDYAAFLEERRVVVEAQRRELQEKREAKMLRTG
- the LOC111687141 gene encoding spastin isoform X1; its protein translation is MVRNKTQSSSSSSSSGNASNSSSTKSPIRQNTHRKSSSTCSVALIDDVKPSTSSARRSPNSSPDDDTDDYDTTPVTQSVFGSVHKQNLYVVSFPIIFLFNILRTLIYQLFCIFRYLYGASTKVIYRPHKRECNIEIVVGSSSSSGTTQNSTLTTVTSKDRHQLLEQAHNVTSTAIAPYPLIGSQRIRPQQQLEMFNRNNAIASGPGPGDPLLAKQKHHHRRAFEYISKALKIDEENEGHKELAIELYRKGIKELEDGIAVDCWSGRGEVWERAQRLHDKMQTNLSMARDRLHFLELRDEQLRLEQLHLKEENEQKAKPNANRPNLKYRKTATPTSTAKSSNIQIVQPMQLDSNSSSSPTTIPMVRTNNTTKLRSIAAHNLRNNNNPNTTTTSSTSTGSSAAASGRKLTVSSKRPGNLAVANKSQTLPRNLGSKNAIAGVPRIKTAATPPAVRRQFSSGRNTPPQRSRTPISGIGSGQSNSGSNTPSVSVKGVEQKLVQIILDEIVEGGAKVEWSDIAGQEVAKQALQEMVILPAVRPELFTGLRAPAKGLLLFGPPGNGKTLLARAVATECSATFLNISAASLTSKYVGDGEKLVRALFAVAREMQPSIIFIDEVDSLLSERSSNEHEASRRLKTEFLVEFDGLPGNPDGDRIVVLAATNRPQELDEAALRRFTKRVYVALPDLETRELLLRRLLQKQGSPLDTDALKRLAKLTEGYSGSDLTALAKDAALEPIRELDVEQVKCLDISAMRPITENDFHNSLKRIRRSVAPQSLTSYEKWSQEYGDITI
- the LOC111687141 gene encoding spastin isoform X2 → MVRNKTQSSSSSSSSGNASNSSSTKSPIRQNTHRKSSSTCSVALIDDVKPSTSSARRSPNSSPDDDTDDYDTTPVTQSVFGSVHKQNLYVVSFPIIFLFNILRTLIYQLFCIFRYLYGASTKVIYRPHKRECNIEIVVGSSSSSGTTQNSTLTTVTSKDRHQLLEQAHNVTSTAIAPYPLIGSQRIRPQQQLEMFNRNNAIASGPGPGDPLLAKQKHHHRRAFEYISKALKIDEENEGHKELAIELYRKGIKELEDGIAVDCWSGRGEVWERAQRLHDKMQTNLSMARDRLHFLASGRKLTVSSKRPGNLAVANKSQTLPRNLGSKNAIAGVPRIKTAATPPAVRRQFSSGRNTPPQRSRTPISGIGSGQSNSGSNTPSVSVKGVEQKLVQIILDEIVEGGAKVEWSDIAGQEVAKQALQEMVILPAVRPELFTGLRAPAKGLLLFGPPGNGKTLLARAVATECSATFLNISAASLTSKYVGDGEKLVRALFAVAREMQPSIIFIDEVDSLLSERSSNEHEASRRLKTEFLVEFDGLPGNPDGDRIVVLAATNRPQELDEAALRRFTKRVYVALPDLETRELLLRRLLQKQGSPLDTDALKRLAKLTEGYSGSDLTALAKDAALEPIRELDVEQVKCLDISAMRPITENDFHNSLKRIRRSVAPQSLTSYEKWSQEYGDITI